The window cttcgcttgcgtcaccttaaagagaatgggtcataattttccccgtttttgtaacattttgtattgctactccgctcctaatggccgtagcgtgatgttataaagccttcctcgataaatggtctatctaacactgaaagaattattcaaatcggaccagtagttcctgagattagcgcgttcaaacaaacaaacaaactcttcagctttataatattaagtatagatttacttACCGTCAAAACCGACGCTGCAGTCATTCAAAGAGTTTTCAAAGCAGTCAGCGAGTACATTGAACTGACACAGCAGATGTATAAGATGAGCTTGCATGATGAGATCTGTCACCATCACAAAGTGTGATATGTACCCGAATGATATCACCACCAATATGTACGCGTACGGATACCTCGCCGGTGTCTTGTAGTAAAATGGCAGGCGAATACCGATGATTAGGTTGTATTCTATATCGTCTAGTAGAGGGAAGATGAACCTAAAAGTAATAGGATTAGATAAGGTAATTAAGTTTGTAGAGATTACTAGTACACAGTCTCTGTTTATACCTACGGTAGtgtatgtttatattgtatGATAATTAGAAGGTACAATTATTGACTTAATATAGTCATTgataagatttaattaaatatttctaaaccATATTCTACTTATAAACTAAAACATACGTTTTTACAACGTGCTATCATAGGGCAGTGTATAAACTATAAACATTTGAGGCAAGCAACTTAACACGCGATCAGACAATTACAAGGGGACTAGATAAGTACAGCACGCTTTTTCTCCCTTTTTTATAGAACGTGGATTAATgtaaactatataaatattctGGAGCGAATACGTTGTTTTAAAGCCGCTACTGCAAGTCATAAATcgtgttattgttttaaaacttattagaGAACCTTATGCGCTTGTTGCGGGTGgcgaaggtatacaaaattcacaaTTTGGAACATCATTAACTCTTAAGCTTATTCAGGTGACTGTGTCCTGTCCGATGCAGATCTTTTTTTGGAGATACAgataattacttattacttatttaattatattgataaatcATGCACGccgaggctctctactaagttaacGGACTGTAAATCATaagtaataatttgaatattaacaAATAGTTCGACTTTGTTTCTTAATGTAACTGTAAAGTTCCCGTCGCACCGATTACCGCGGTCTTAATTACTTGGACTCAAAGTTCAGAATAAGATTTGCAAACAACTTAAAACGTTGGATTCCAATTAATTCCTTAAGAACAAGTTGAAATTCTAGACCAGATTTGTAAGTCTgcggtatattttattttgtgtgcaAATGAATCTGTTTTACAAGAACAAGTAGGAGCTCTGCAATGTAGTTGAAGTTTTGTTGATTGCATTTCAACAGACGGTATGATCcattagctattttattttctactagctgacccgcgcaacttttcttgcgtcacataagagagaaaaggtcataattttccccgtttttgtaatatttttcgatgctacttcgctcctaatggccctagtgtgatgttatatagcctataaccttcctcgataaatgggctatctaacaaacaaactcttcagctttataatattagcatagatattACTACCGAAGAACATCACCCAAGGATCGGATCTTTACTTCCATCGATTCCATATTGTTAAAAGCAGATCCGGCCTATTTCTGGGAGGCAATAACAAACTAGGAATTTATTGtctgataaaataaatgattctcGTAGCGCCAGTTTAACAgctcgaataaaataaaaaagatatagtgacagcaaatgaatgaaacaaaagaTTGACGTGATAAGCTGATCAATAccgtagttgcctaccagtcaaatcagctactctttatgaaatgtcaaaaacacatttaagtatagaaatacgacgtagtgacgtcactattgcagattttcgtcgatatcaaatgagtgtatgtgaataaaatttttcagtctgtaataattacaatttcaacattatttacgaaaaaagctcCATAGCcggagcattttagatgaacctttaacgagtacgagtttaataatttttcgttaaccccgGCAACCACCCAATTCTTATTCAGAAGTGGTAAAACCGAATCATAAGCACTCAGTGTTTTTTCTTGAATCCTCCAGTGAGTACTATCCAAACCGTTTTATTTTCGAGATATTTTGTAGAGTATGAAAACTTCAAAGAAATGTAAATGAACGTTACCAAGCCGCAAGTGTACAGTTGCCAAGTGCGAGCAGCAGTTTCAAGTATCTCTCGTTCCTTTGTGCCCAGGTCTTCACCAGCTTCTTGCGTTTCTCCGTCGATACATCGAAGTTTATAGAGTCCATAGATTCTGCTAGCTTCTTGTAAAACGGTTTGTGATCCATCTAAAATGTTAAACCGTTAAATAGAATTTATGCTTCTTGAGCTATGATTGTTGTATTTAAAAGGcctattaaaacttatttaaataaaggtagggattgtattttcttttgtgcTAATAAAGTTTACACTAAAGTTcataatcttatattttatttatgtttcaggaGACATACTCATATATAACGTCTGCACTAATGATAGAATTTTAATAACGTAATATCTGAAATTCGcgcgaaaaaaattaaatcatatttaccCTGTTCTTGTATCTGAATACGGTAATAAACTGTATAACTACAACGTTGATAGTAGCCGCGATTTCATCCAGGCTTGAGGATTCAGTGAACCCAAACCATACCTCGCCGGAGATGATGAAGATGATCATCAGTTTTACCAGAGTGCTGTACACTATGTACCCAATGTCTCGGTCTGAAGACGACTGTCCTGTACAcaagttttgattaaattggCTCAAGCAAATAGTCGAGACGTGGAACATTTAACTAAGTGCAAGTTGCGAGAGTTGTGCAACGTAGCAAGTTGCTCTTCAAAATCTCGTGCAAAGTTTCGGTGGTACTTTGCAGGTAAGTTGTACCTTTGATATTGGAAAACGAAGCTAAAATCTTTCACTAGTTTGGTATTCATTAAAAGTTTGGTACATGTAGTTTATTAAACACATTCATCATTTAGTTTCAAGTACTTCGAAGCATTTAAAGCTTTTTGTATGGGCTCTTTAAGATTAATTTACCTATAATAAACGCTAAACATATTAAGGTTGATTTACCCTTTCAAACACAATAATGGGAAAAACAAAAAGCTAGTCAGTAGGTTAAATAGTTCAAAAACTTAGTAACTTAGTTTGCGGCTGGCGgagatacctacctatataaaacTCAGAAATTAGAACATTACTGACGCAGCCTTTTCAGGTTTAATACAGCTACCTACTCTCTTTTGGACACCCACATAACTCcaaattaaaatcttaataaatcaTGCACTTAGACTAATAAAATATCGAACTTTGGTAACAAAAAGTGACCGTAAATATAAATCCTTTAATACTTAACCGTAATACCTGTGATATACATGACTCTATAGACGGACTCAAAGAAAACAGTCTCCAATTTTCCGCATGATTGGTCTAAGGCCTTTGTGTGAGTGAGTATTCTCCAAAGGGTCCTGACGACTCCCATTGTTGTCTTGATAATGGACGGTTGATAACGAATGAGTGTTTCTAACCAATGGTTAGATCCGAGTACTTAGTGCGACGTGATTGAACGGCAAATTAATTTGTGGCCCGTTTCCATTGTGATACGGTAAAGTAAACTTTATGTCCCTTCGTGAAATATTTTGCTAtagtttttgtatgagtttcagcaaaaaaagttgtttttatcCCGTTGTGTCGTAaggcaagagtctccttccgAATTTAAGGAGGggtaaaatatgttaattaatgaGAATATTGAATATCCATACTGAATCATACTTGTTATAACAAATGTAGGAAATGATAAACCACCGCAATTACTACACAGTTTGGCGAAAAAGAATCAAAAACGAAATTaattctatagaaaaaaatatggcgTCCTATTTCATCGAAATCGAAGAGACTGTTTACACAGTAATTTCTAGAAATACGTGAATATAAACTAAAGCATTTATACCAAACTCACTTTACAAGTCTTAATAAGTCCCTCGGTACTAAAGGTTCGGTACCAAATTGAATCAAGAATTAACATATATATGAATAAAGCTATTACAATTTATTCTATCGTGTCGCCATTGGACTCTCAaacctattaataaataattctcgtCAACTATTTCAAGTGAACTcatccattatatttacattatccATTTTAATTCCATTAACAGCAATTATTCAGGAGTTTGAATTTAATGACTGCTATAGTAGATAGCAAATTAAATGGTAAGTAAGCAGGTGgtggaataaaataaagatttatgattgttttttaCATTAGATATATAAAGAAGTTTGTATTAATCGTAGCAAGTCTCTTTGATCTCTGATcgacccctatggaaaaaagccatgattttatgtatctatagatgtattataattaaaaaatatattttcaggcttctattttttattaggaGTATTCTTAACCTTCCTTCCGTGGATAATATCTGCCAAATAATGTATCTCTGGTACAAAAATGATTAGTAATCTGATAAATTCAAATGAACAGATCATGTAAGCGCTACAATTTACCCTGGTTTGTAGTAAGAGCTTCGTCCAAATTTTTTCGAACATTTCGAATCGGAATTTGTCCACGGGCGACTGTAATAAGGCAACaggatacaaataaaaactgcaCCTGAAAATAATCTATGAGCTACAACAATCAGACACCATTAAAATATATCTTGAATACAGTTCGGCGTGATAATAAAACAAGacgtttttgataaatattattaatttatttaacagtaaATATACTCTGTTTATACAACACTGAACAATACGCATATTATCACAAACATCGAGATCTAACTTTTAGTCTTGGCATTTGTCGTCGTTATATCCACACTTAGTCTAACTTACGGCTAGTCTAGACgtcatttatattaattagcaATTAACATTATAGTCTGTTTCACAATGGAATGTAATTTGGAGTTAACAGATGGCGCTAGTTGAGCTTGAGGTACTTAGTAGCGTTTAATTACTCATTGTTTCAATTTGGGTACTTGacaacagtcaaatcagctactctttataaattttgaaaaaacgTAGTTTAGTATACGTTGTAGTAGCGTCACAGTATCGTAGTTTCTTTGGGATCAAataagtgcctaataaaatgtttcagtgtgTAAGATTTACACCTGTATttatctattgcagatgattaaggtggcttCAGGTAGAATAAGTGCacttttatttacgaaaaaaattacatggCCAGTTCACTTTAGACGAACGAACTTTTACAGTACGTTTAATAATTTATCGTTAACGCGGTCAAGTACCCAATTTCTAATATCGAAttcctacaaaataaattgtattactaCAGTTTAACTACTTGCCAGTTTCAAAATCACACCGTTACTACCGCGAGTATATAACGTAACATCTTTGGCAcatttttacaacattattttaatagcgAATACACgtagtacttatattataaactttacacattaatacacatacataaaacttaaataaacaattaattttgagTATTTGAAAGATTTACATAGATTTGGTGAGTACagatcttttaattttattcgagTGACCAAAGCTTAGCTTACAATTTAATAAGATCGGCATACATTTTAATTCTGTTTaggcatttttatattatttaattacatctCGCTTTCTTCTTTAATTACCATCGAATAACCAATATCAACAGTAGCGCGAATTTCTTTTCAGTTAGTATTATCGACTAGCGAGCGACATTTAAAATACTCAACgtaaatagttcctacaacatccgctaggggcgctgatcaatgtCTGACAAAATCTGTCAATAGCTTTCCGGTTGTCGATAACTTACCGgttattgatttatattataattttttaaatgttttaacaagAAGCTAAACACAGCCTACAACTCAAGATATGTGATTTTGGTAGCTGTAAGCGCAGCGCAGGCGGCGAGCGTGGCAGCAACTGCAACGACTGCTGCAGTAGAGCCGACTGCTTTCACTGCCAGGCCCATGATGAACGACACGAGCAGCTGAGCGACGAAAACACAACTGCTAACGACTGCGACGTCTGTGCCTATGCCGCGAGCTTCACCGCAGCCACCGCCGCCGCTGTCCCActgaaaaatattagaaatgacttaatataaaaaagtcttAAAGCAATagatttttgttgttaataatgAAGATATAGAatagatattttacaaaactgcATGTGTACTTAGAATTTTTAATGAGCAACCTAAAAGTTTTCTGATAATATAAATTCTAAATCTTGATCACAACTTCTTTcctatttttgaatatttgtcGCATAAATTGCATGCAGCAagattataatagtaaaatcAACATAc of the Anticarsia gemmatalis isolate Benzon Research Colony breed Stoneville strain chromosome 6, ilAntGemm2 primary, whole genome shotgun sequence genome contains:
- the LOC142973819 gene encoding odorant receptor 94a-like, whose protein sequence is MGVVRTLWRILTHTKALDQSCGKLETVFFESVYRVMYITGQSSSDRDIGYIVYSTLVKLMIIFIISGEVWFGFTESSSLDEIAATINVVVIQFITVFRYKNRMDHKPFYKKLAESMDSINFDVSTEKRKKLVKTWAQRNERYLKLLLALGNCTLAAWFIFPLLDDIEYNLIIGIRLPFYYKTPARYPYAYILVVISFGYISHFVMVTDLIMQAHLIHLLCQFNVLADCFENSLNDCSVGFDGITKYDLVYNKNFADKYTKRLGNLVEQHKLILSHTSILRNILSGPMLGQLAASGTLICFVGYQAATTIGTNVVEGLMSFLFLGYNAFELYIICKWCEEITNWSQKIGKAIYCSGWECGVYKIRGVRSTIMFVIARANKPVLLTAGGMYNISIASYATVSITLILLFKYSESDRRDVDPTYGMNGHKEANR